The genomic DNA AATGTACGTATATCGTGCAACGTAATTTATGATTGCAAAGACAAGATTTTCAGTCTATTCATTTACTAACTTTTTATCCATGTCCTGGTTTACTGCAGCTCAGATGAACAAACTGTTTCCTCCGCAAAACTTGAGAATGGCATGCAGCTCCATCTAGTTTTGACACTAAGGGGTGGCAGGTAATTTACTTTTAGATCTCATAGAGTTAACGACGACGGGTACTCCCTAGATTATCTGTTACTAATAAATGCCCGTGCAGTGCGCACTGTTTAGTCACAAGATACTTTAACTTGCTTGAAAGTATCACCCTCTATTCATAAAATGTATAAAATCGCTAGCTGAAACTCTTTTTTAGTGATagctctttctttctttggtgCGCCTACATGCTTCCAGTACAGTAGCGTTAGCAGAATATATCACTCTGATAGCTAAAATGGTACAACGAAAAATTGGTCATGCATTTCAACGAGAGCACATCACAAAAGGAGGCAAGGAAAGGTTGATAAACGCGACAGCTACTTGTTCGGTGATGAGCCATGCAGACCAGGAGCAAATCTCAGCAGAGCAGATTTTAAAACAGGTGTATGAGAAGAGAAAGACCGTCAAGCCTTCAACAAAAGTGGATATACTTGACCTCGAAGAGCTCAAAGAATATCAgcgaagaaaaagaagcgAGTATGAGGGCTATTTGAAGCGTAATAGACTTGATATTGGACAATGGATTAGATATGCACAGTTTGAGGTAGATCAACATGATGTAAGACGTGCAAgatcaatatttgaaagagcaTTACAAGTAAGTAAAACAAATATACCACTGTGGATTCGGTATATTGATACTGAATTGAAGCTCAAGTATATCAATCATGCAAGAAATATTCTGGATAGAGCTATAAGTACTTTGCCTAGAGTTGACAAGCTTTGGTATAAGTACTTGCTGGTGGAGGAGTCTCTAGAGCAGTATGACATGGTCAGAGCTCTCTTTGCGAAGTGGATCTCGTTAGAGCCAGTCTCCAATGCATGGGACTCTTTTGTTGACTTTGAAATACGTCAATCAAATTTGGAAAGTGTACGGCAAATTTATACGAAGTATGTGATGGTACATCCTCAATCGGAAACTTGGTTTAAATGGCTTTACTTCGAAAAAGTATATGGTAGCGTTGAATCGATTAGAAGGATATATTCTCTTGCGGTCGACACGCTCATctcatttcaaaatgtaACGTACGAGAATGATACTATTAAATTGATTATATCGTTCATAAATTGGGAAGCGAGTCAACAGGAATTCGAAAGATGCCGGGCACTGCTTAAGATATCTATCCAGAGGTGGCCAAAAAACCAAACACTGAAGAATGAGAGCGtcagctttgaaaaaaggtttGGTGATGCCAATTTAGCGGAATATAATGTCGCTTGCAAGAGAAGATGGCATTATGAGAACAAATTGAAGGAGAAACCAAGAGACTATGACACATGGTGGTTATATCTTGACCTTGTTGAGAATACTTTTGTAAGGGATATGCCTTCTTCATTGGAGAAGTCAGTAACCGAGAGTAACCCGAACGATGTCACTAAAACGACTGCTTGGAAGCAATATATCCTTTTGTGGATACGATACTTAACTTATGTTGAACTTGATCTCGGCGACATATCATTGTGTCGAAACTTGTATAAAAGACTGATAAACGAAATCATACCGCATAAAAAGTTCACCTTTTCCAAGGTATGGATGATGTATGCTAAGTTTGAAATAAGGCAAGGTGATATTCAGACGGCGAGGAAAATCTTGGGAAGATCTTTGGGTATGTAcccgaagaagaaaacctataaagaatatatttcaCTGGAAATAAAGATGAAGGACTTTGATCGTGTAAGaaagatatatgaaaaacttttggagTTTCGACCAGAAGATGTGGAGACATGGGTTGATTATGCTGAACTAGAGGAAAACTtaggtgatgatgaaaggTCTCGAGGAATATATGAAATTGCACTAAAAAATGCAACCTCCAGCTTTCCACAAGAGGCTAGGGCAATGCTACTGGAAAGGTacattgaatttgaaaatgatgctGAAGAATTTGGAAGGGCTAGAGAGTTATATGAAAGGTACTTAGTAGCCAGTGGATATTCTCCCAAGGTATGGATCAGCTATGCTTTGTACGAGAGCTCAGCTCCCACTGAAGCCCAATTGGAAGCGATACAGCATTCAAGGGAACAACAAGAGGGGAATGGGGAGgcagaggaagaagaagattcGATTGAATTTGAGATAACGGAAGAAAACAGAAGGAAATCAAGGTCAATTTTCGAGAGGGCTTTGAAGTATTTCAGAGAACATGACGAACCTGCGAATAGAATCATTATATTAAAAGGCTGGATGAGCTACGAAGAGGTATACGGTATTCGCGAAATTCAGAATGCTGTTAGTGGCAGAATGCCTAAAACAATTATGAAAGAGAACCCTGACGGGACgaaagaattgaaatacATATTCTCTGACGACAAGAACGATAGACCAAACACCTCGAAGCTTCTGACGCTTGCGAGAAAGTGGCAGGAAGAGCAAGAGTCCAAGAATGGCGTTGCGTAAACTGAATGATTAGTCTCTTTATTTGCAAGCTACTTGTTTATACTAATTTAAACTATTAAAATGAAGCATGATTCATACCTATACTACTGCAACGATTATAGACCAGGGGGTTTTTGAAGGTCTTCTGGTGCTCCCACATCCTCTTCTGATGCAAGGCCCGGTGGACCATGGAGCGCTTGGAATTCGAGCTCACTATCAGCACCTGGAACAGCTGAAGAGGGTTGTAAATTCATGCCTGGAGGCAATGTATCAGGTTTGCTGAGAGGCTTTACTGAATTTGACAAGGTCATTCCGGGCACAGCCCACTGAATAGACTGGTCTATTTGAGAATCCATTCCTGGAGGTGGCGGAGCACCAAAACCTGTTTCTCCATGAGTAGATTGAGATAAATCTGATCTTCCGTAGTCATATTTATCAGCATAACCATGAAAAGACGATTGATCCGCTGTTGTCCGTGTGAAACGTGATTTGTAAGAGGATGACAATGGAGATGGTAAATTGCCGCCAAAACTGTTATATTTATTATGCCCTTTAacatcaaattttctgtCTTGCGAGCTAAATTCCCTTGTGTCGGTATAACGATTGTACCTTCCGGATTGTGTCACTTGCGTCTGCTGATAATTATCCTCAACACAGTCATTCGTTACATGACCCTGCTGCCCGCAGTTCCTGCATTGAACTGTTCGAGGAACGCTTTCTGCACTGGGACATTCGTAATTTTTGTGTCCCTGTAAACCGCATGCGTTGCATGGTCTCTTGTCCTCTCTTAATGTACCATTTAGTTCTGCCAATTCCCTTAATTGGCCTCGCTTCAGATCGTTCTGACCCTCTGGAGAAGTGACTGCTCTTACTACGATATTTTCACATACTTTAATccctttttgaattttttcctcaCTATCTGCAATGATGAGACAATGTAAAGGATCAGAGAAGTTCATAGCACCTTTTGGCAAATCGTGAGCATTTTTACCCTCTTTCACCGATCCACGGCCTCTAATAGCTATTTTACACCCCGAATCTTCCTGTAGTTTCTTGAGTGTATTACCACGAGGGCCTAACAGAAGACCGACAAAATTTATGCCCGGATACTGGCTTACTGGAATGTAGTACTTATCTTGAAACTTCACAGGTCTTTTGTAATCCTCAGGTGCAACAAAATGCGGTAACATTTTCAAGACAATCTCAACTAGACGAtgcctttcttcttcaagcTTCCTTCTATATCGGTGTTCTCTTGTATTTATTCTTTTACCCCGAGTATCGTATGCTGGTGGTGGCGAAGGCGatctatttcttttctgagGAGGTCTTATGTCACTAGAACGCAGCTCTGCGGTCACCTCTTGAATTCTAAACATCGTTTGATATGCAGACAATTGTTCCTGGGTGAGAGCCCCAGCCAATCTTGTGGGTAGCTGAACCATGGTGTCCCTGGCTCTTTCTGCTCCTTTGGGGCCTCGGAGATCTACATTTCCTCGTTCTATTCTGCGACCCCTGTGGGCCACATGCTCGAACCTTCTGGGATCCATTAAATTGAATATAATCTACTATATGGCCTCCTCTAgttgcttcaatttttgtctAATTTGAAGAGGTTCATGCTCatctatatatatttttacaAGCTTTATCGTGTGGAAGTATATATCGAATCGAAGAGCAGCTGCCACTGATCTTCGAGAAGTCCCGCGTCCAATAAAATCCCTGTTTGGATTATCACAGGCGCTATATTCTGGCTAACATATCTGTTACTGACTTTTTAACATGATAGAACAGTTCTGATGGTGTTCCGTCCACAATTGTTTCAGCATCGCTAATTTTGCGTACCGCCACTTCTCCATTCACTACTAAGGTACCCTCGCCTTTAAATTCTGCTCTGTAGTTTTGATCATTCAACTTGCGTTTGAGTTCAGCAAGACCAACATCACCGATGGATAGAGATGCTCCAGAGtgaacttttgaagttgTTTTGAGCGGCTTTAAAAACATTTTGGACCGCAATAGCTGTTGAGACGGATCAAGCCCATTAGGTACCTTCTGCTTTTCCCTCACTAATCTACCAACTACGTGAGCAACAGTGTATCCATCGCTAATTCTTTGCCATTTCAATAACTGGTCCAGTTCCGGATCAATTGAGATATCAACAGATTTGATGGGTGTATTGAACTCGATGTCGTTATTCAACGACATATCAATAACATCTATATCtcgttttttcaaagattgtGCTATTGTTTGGTTTTGAGACTCTTCAGGGCCAATTAATAGAAGCTTTCTTGGTTTCAGGGCAGGCCATATGATGGAGGCAGATCTCTGATCCACTAAACACTCCAGATTAATGCAGGTAAGTGAACATTTAAGCATAACAGTCACGCTAGATTCGACTCTTTTCATTGGATTTGTTTTCCAGTTCAAGTAGTCAAGGTTATCGAAGGTATCCGGTCTGAGTTCTTCTTTCTCGCCCTTATTGTCTTTGCGACTACGTTTTACTGGTATCCGTCGAGGATCCGCTAAATCATATGGatcttcgtcttcttcattatcatcaatgtcctttcttttttttagatCAATTTCGTCATCATTTTCCCTGGGCAGGaatgaattgaaatcaaCAAAAGTTCCATAATCATCCATTTTGATTCTAACGGGCTGAAACGGGAACATTTTATGTCTTGAGAGTGAGTCAGCCTGAATGTACATATCTACTGGAATTTCTGTACTCTTGTTTCGTGCTGATGAAGGTTCGTCGCGGTTTCTTAGGATGTTCAACAGTGTATCTCCgtcctcttcatcttcttcttctgcaTCTCTCAGGTCTGATATTGTTGCACCGTTCTGTGATAGCGACCCCAGACTGATGTTGGTCTTCAtggcttctttttttaatgaaaCTTCCAGCTCATGATGCTTCATCTTTCGttcagatatttttttggtgaAGTTCTCCATTTCTTCTCCTGATAGTGGAGTACACTTGAgtgttttcaaagagatacTCTCTGAGAATGAGAttgtttttccttctttcaattcttgttttctttttgctgTTTCCCATTTGGTATGTAGTTTCTGTAGAGTATTTGCATCATCTTTATTATCAATTGTATTCAATATGATTGTGCTTTTGTCCATCTGGCATAATTTTGTTACAACTTCATCTACTAAAATATCAACTTGCGAGACAAAACAGATTTTGGAACCCTTATATTTGTTCAACTCAGAGGGCATTGCAACATGAAATCTGCGACCCATGTCAAAAGGTGATCTGTTATCTCTAGATTCCCATGTCTTAATTACAGAGGAAGATAGCCACTCGAGCATCGACCTCGCATAAGTCAGCGATCTGCCTTTCGAATGGGAAACCAGTATAACTGGTACTTGTGTGTATAATctgttttttgaattctcaTATAAAAAGTCATTAATCGAAACCATTAGATCCAAGAAGTTTCCTCCAATATCCACAGGTAAAATTGCTGAGCCTCCACCACTTATAGCGCCCTTAATCgtatctttgaaaagcttgATGCGTTTAACATGTGGCATGGAAGATCCAAACTTATCGAAAGTAGTTATAATAGCAGACGGCCGCATTAACGTCGAAAGCGGCTTACCAGTATTATCCAACAAGCTCGCTCTGTTCAAGATCGTATCTCTAGTATGATTCCACCGGCGAGCATACACCAACTTTTCTGAATACGTTGATATGCACCAGATACACCCACCGGGGCTCACACCTGCATTATACGCTACTAGCGTAAGTCCATCGAATTTCGATCGCAAATCAACTATTTGTGAGTATTTAACTACAGTTATGTGATCGAAAGAATTTTCTATATCCTCTAGATCCATCTCATTCGTATCGTACGGGCCGACAATTCCTTTGGAGACATAAAGGTCAATGGTGGATATACGGCCCAAATTCGCTATAGGAAGTGTAGCATAGACctcaattcttgatataAAGTGCGGtaaaaagtgaaaatataataaagCAAAGGCCCCAAGACACTCTGCAGACGGTTGAGATATCAGTATAGTATCCACTTCTGGAATTATGTTTGACCAATACTGCACACTATCCTgatatgaaatttttgagctATTCCAGCCTGGGTCGATTAGTATCGTGACATTATCAAATCGTATTATGGTGCCAACAGCAGAACCAGATCCATCATCACAACACCTTGAAGTACACGTCATGACTCTCCTAATGATTGATTCAAATCTCTAGAGAAGGACGGACTGCAATTTCCAAGTGGTGCTCTTCACCGCGATGTTTGATAACTTTCATcgtttttattttcagatttttcatacTCATCATTAGGCAAAACATGTCATTATAAAAACCACTACATACATGCGAACTTAAAAATAGGAAGTTCGAAAGGATCTTGATAGTTCGAAAGGTTTCATTCAtgccaaaaaaatcataGTAATATCAAGCTTTGTCTAGACAACTGTCAAGAGGAAAGCTACATTGTATCGAAGCTATTCACGTGACGCAATATCGGGCAGAGTCCCCTCAAGATAAGCGGGAACACAACTCGAGACATAACATTCCCTCAAACTCACGAAGGTGTTACTGAACCTTCATCGATTAGTAGATCATAGAGGTTAAATAGTACATTGCAGGCTCAGATGGAGTTCCCAAATGAAATATTAAATTTAATTGTTTCGCAAGGGCTAGACAGTTGCAGGACAACTGTGGCATGGTCTCAGATATCAAAAGGTTTTAGGAATGTTATTACCGAGTATTTGGGAATCATTGTGGTTTATGATGGCGATGTAAGTCACAATGATCCGCAGGATGTGTCTGAATATGAGGCGCTAATGGCCGATAGGAACACTATTTACCTCATTACGGATCACGTTCAATATAGCGACCTTGATCGATTTCTATACCGCTATAAGAATTTATTGGTAGTGGTACGATCCAACAGAAGTTACAGTGATGTTTTAGCTAGTGTTTTCTACGccatttctcaaaagtgCATTGAGGGAACAAATTTATGCGTCGTTTATAGGACATCATTGAGCTTTTTGAGTAAGCTTTATTTTAGAGAACTTTCATTATATCAGAGCAAGATAAGGCTGTGTGAATTGCATGTTATTGGTAATAGCTTGCgaagtgatgatgaaatgtGCGATATTAACACTTTATTTGAGAGGACctatattcaaaatctgaGAAGCTTATATAGTCTTGACGTACAGACGCCCACTCAAAAGTTGATTTCGAAGGATCTGAGAGTAATAAAATTACTTAATTTCCTAGAGTTCAACAAAAAGTCctcagattttttttctgattGTCCAAATTTAAAAGTCATAGAGTCGATGAAATATCCAACTGCtgtaaatgaaaaggatgGAGTATTTAGGTTACCAAAGTGCGATTTCATAACACTAACAAATTATGTTGATGGACCTCATTATCCTAAGATAGATGGTACTCGTATTTATGAAACACTTACGCTCGTACCTTCGTTGAGATCTCTGGATAACCAGTTCAGTAACCTTTTTTTCCCGAATCTGAAAACTTTGGCTTTGAGGTTGAATGACAGTGGTACCCATCAAATAGGGTTTCACAATAGCTTTTTCCCGAAACTCAGAAGTCTAGTTTGTGGCTCTTGTATTGTGTCTTGGTCTGATATCTCAGCTGCCAAAAGCAACTTGGAAAGCATTAAGGTGACTCTCACCTCAATAGAGCAGCTTCGATGGCTTCAATCCTGTCCTCAGGAGATAGAGCGACTATTCATAACAGCACCGAAGTCACAGCTTGTTCACTTCCCGTTTGCgaacatttttgaagaaagtcAGCTGAATTTTCAACATGTGGAGATCGAAATAAATCATTTATGGCAGTGCTACTTGTTGCAGAAAGTGGTTATACCCAGCGCTACGCACATATCATCACTTAAGGTTGTACTGGATGAGTGTTCACTGATCGAATCGATGCTTTCCACTGAATTTCCTATGTCTAGATGGGGACTGAACTGTGACGATGattttattgttttcaatatcCCTTACGTGGATCATTTCACATTGATTGGTACGGATTCATTCAAGCATACCGGAAGTTCGAAGATGCTAAAAAGCGAAGAGGTTTCTGCTCCCATAATTTCGCCTCATCAGGGTTCCACGAACATGTTTTACGATGCAGATGTAACCAAAGAAGGCGCGTATGCAGTCTCTCCATCAGCCTTTAGGCGAAATAGTCTTGCAGGTGCAGACAGCCGAACGGCTAGGAGACAAAGTGCTATTTTATTTTCCGGTGGTACCAGTGAAAGACCGAGAACTTCTTTCAGTAGTGTGAGTGCATCTTCAGTTGCTTCCACAAATTCTAAAGAAGAGCATGCCTTTCAAGGCGAGAATGTAGCCTTTATCTTCTCGGAAGGGTGTCCCGAAGTTTTAACAACTAACATTCGAGCCTTGGAATCTTCTCTCTTCTCATGGAAGGAAACAAGCTCCCGAATAATACATATGTTGGAAGTCCAAGTAGATGGAGTCTCCATGGCTAACTACTCGGAACCTAAGGGCATAAGTAATTTCCTTTCAGTATTAGTTCAGGAAATTATAAACATACTGAAATATCCTTACGATTTGAGGCTCCCCGATGTAACTGTTGAAAATCTTCGTGTACTAATTGACTTGCATCAGTTAAATTTACAGCTGCCAGAGAAAGGTAGACATACAGTGCCTCATCAGATACAGACACTGTTGTCCCGTAGAGGATTTAATTTGGATGTGCTTACTAGCATGGAGGAAGCCAATTACTATATATTGGTTAAGTTCTAGAAGAGCTTTTGTCCGCCTAATTCATTGTATGCTTGTAGCATAACATTTGTGAACATCACCTTTCATTTGAGGCATATACATGATCTGGGTAATTATAAGGTATATAAATGATTTAAGTAGTTACAAAGTAATTCCAGTATCTTTCACAATTTGCTGATGCCTGGGCCACTTGGATCACCTAAGTCAGGCTTTTCAAGGGCATTACTCCCCACAATGGGTCCGGAAACATTACGAATTTCCGGATCTCTGTCCTCACCTTGAGATGCATTTTCTCTTATCTCTTTCTCATTACTTTTCTTATCCTCGTGGATTACGGGCATGTACTTGTCTTCAATCGCCCTCTCATCCACGCTTTTGTGTAAAATTTCACCCTCGTTCTGGTTTTGCGATTTCTCATATCTGTCTGTTATCACGATTCTCTCTGAATTAATAGTCGGTCCAGTTGTTGGCATCTGAACCATTAACTCTGGACCATCAGCATGCTTTTCTCCACTTTGTTCATGAATTGTTTGGGCATGATGCAACACGAGTGGTACTGAATCGTTTGATGTCCCCTCAGCAGTTGATTCCTTTGAGACTTGAGATGCAATAATCTGAGAATTTCCCATTGAGTTCGTGCTTTCTGCCATAGGTATATCAATTGAACTATCCTCACCTTGTTCCTCTTTCATTTGTGTATCAGGCTTCAGCTTCTTATTTAAGGTCTCCTCTGGCTCTGCACCGTAGGGACGTGTCCTTTTTTGTCTCTGTTCCATGTATGCTCGTGCctctttcagttttttaCGATGAGCAGAATTCAGCTTTGCTTTTAGACGTTCCAGTGCAGCTTCCTTATCTTTAGACTGTTCCTGTATAAGAGTGGCATCAAATAAGCCTGAAATACCAACTGTTTCGTCAACATCGTTGAAAGAGAACAAGTACTTTGACCTTAAGGAGCGCAAACTCTGCCACTGCTTAACAATCTCGTCCTCTTGAATAATATCATTCTTATCATTTGACATTAAATTCCATTTTTCTCGCAAAATCTCGAAGTGATCTTCTGCTGTCAAAGGCTTTTTATCTATCAATTCAAGTCCCGTACTAATCTTCCAAACATTGCTCATTGCTTTGTTCCCTAATTTTATAAACCCAAACTTTTTAAACGTTTCATCAGAAGCTATTTTTTCCAGCGGATCGTTATTGTTCTtgaagttttgaaattgtttgaAGCCATCTACCTTTGATTTCAGATAATCGCTATCAGAAgcaagaaaattttgaagtattGACAGAAATTGCCCATCCCGAGACTGGTAAAACTTGACTATCCGATTATCAATTATGTGACTGCACAAAGCCAGTGTCTTCTTGAGGTTTCCATCAGTTagatttgcaaaatttacGCTCTTAGATGGTTTCTCTTTCTGGTAGCAGCTTTTGTAATAATTTTCTACCTCTTTGGAAGTTAGAATATTTCGAATTAATGCgactgaaaaatacaactGCATTAAAAATTGTTTCCGATAAAAATCGTTCTCCAATCTCATCATTTGTTGATAGAGGCTGTTCAAGTTAGATATTGATATATCGAATAAAGTTGGCTGAACCATAGATGAAATGGACTCATCAAGCTTCATATACTCTTTCCAATAGTCGGCCctttcatcattaattttCTTGGAGATTCTCATATACCTTGGAGCCTTTTTTGGCATAGTCTCGAAATTAACCGGGAACCCAGAATTTAGCATTTCATTAATATCAGAAAGCTTGCCATGCGAtcttctcaaatttttataaAAATCTTcctcaatttcaaaaattgcatCGAGCAAAGGCGTCAGTAATTTGTCCATTTCAATCTTAAACTCCAGTGGCTTGTAGAGAAACTCCAAGGGGCAGCTAAGCAAATTGTCAAAAACATAATTATAGTCTGTGGCAAAAACATTTTCGGAAGAATTGTCTGTTTTTGCTGAGCTGGTAATTGTTTTGTTCCAGGAATTTCCCGAGCTTTGCTTATTAGAAATCAGCGCAGATCTATTGAAATTTGACTCTTCATAAATCGGCAGAAGTTCTGACACGAACTTTTCAAGCTTGAATTTCATCTCATAATGTAGAGGCGTATTTAAGAATGTGTTGTTTTGAACGGTGTTTAAGGTATCATTCCAATGACGCAACTTATCAAAAAGTGGTTGTTTGTAACTAGTCAGGTTAGTCGTTCCGGGAGGCAAAAGATCTAAGCTATTTCCCATTTTAAACCACTCCATTCGTGACTCCGGATATCTCCAGAATTCAAGCAATGAACAAGGCCATGCCAACAGATCTGTCACCGTGCTGAAGAGACCAAAGAATGAAATGCACCATAGACCACAAGTCTTTCTATAGCGTCTTGAGTGGAAGCAAAAATCAAGTACACCTGCACAGATGTTAAACCTGTGCCTCATATTCCTGCCTGGAGTTCTTTTCTCCTGCTCAATgccttcttcatcttcaggATCTGTCTCCATCACCAAAGTATCAGTGATAAGTCTCTTCAAAACCACGTCCACCAACGTATCCAAATTAGTTACGGCAACATCCTGTTTAATCAAGGGCTCCCATTCTAATCGTAAAAATTCTGCGGGGAAAGAATTCTGATCCAGTGATTCATCCATGatgttctcttttgaacCTGCATTCTCGAACACAGGAAGTGCAAAATCAACACATTTTTGTACCACATTTTCCAAGGATGTCATAGCCCTTTCAATGTTACTGGATGGTATGTGTTGAAGTAGAGTAAGCTCTAAATTTTACCTCATAAGGTTTATAGATAGTTATTATTATATCGTTATTATACAGTTATGGTATTTCAATTCAAATCGTTAACTGTGACCCGTATGAATAACATCCGCACTATACGTTTTAAGCTACTGGTACTGATCATACCAAGTTATGACCCCAACAGCTTTATCATGGTAGCGATTTTGCTTTGTGTGGTTTCCCCTTTGTCCTGTTGGTCAAAACACAGCTATTTTCAGGTGATCTAGTATGCTTAAGACTATCACAACATATATATGTGTGCCGTTTGACACAAACTCTGCAGTCCGCAGGAGTAATCGGTAGGATTTCCTCTGGGGTCCTTAATGTTTGATTCTTACATCGATTACAAGAGAATTGTTTAGTCTATTCATGTTTAGTGCTCGATCGTCTTATGAGGTGGCAAGGATTGCGAAATTGCAAGTTCTTGAGTTTAAGACAGAGCATATCCAGATAAATACTCTTCGTCTTGAATAGGTATCGGAAGGGCGGCTAATAGATTCTTGTGAAAGTAGCAGGCTCTTTAAACGGCTTCGAGAACTTGCAGGGCTACTATCGTCGATTCGTCATTTCCCGAAAAAATAAGAGTTCCAGGTAATACAAAGCATGCAATGACAAGATAGAACAATCTCGACTTGTCTAATCAAAACTCGGTGAAACCAGGCATATC from Zygotorulaspora mrakii chromosome 7, complete sequence includes the following:
- the HPR1 gene encoding Hpr1p (similar to Saccharomyces cerevisiae HPR1 (YDR138W); ancestral locus Anc_8.306) — its product is MTSLENVVQKCVDFALPVFENAGSKENIMDESLDQNSFPAEFLRLEWEPLIKQDVAVTNLDTLVDVVLKRLITDTLVMETDPEDEEGIEQEKRTPGRNMRHRFNICAGVLDFCFHSRRYRKTCGLWCISFFGLFSTVTDLLAWPCSLLEFWRYPESRMEWFKMGNSLDLLPPGTTNLTSYKQPLFDKLRHWNDTLNTVQNNTFLNTPLHYEMKFKLEKFVSELLPIYEESNFNRSALISNKQSSGNSWNKTITSSAKTDNSSENVFATDYNYVFDNLLSCPLEFLYKPLEFKIEMDKLLTPLLDAIFEIEEDFYKNLRRSHGKLSDINEMLNSGFPVNFETMPKKAPRYMRISKKINDERADYWKEYMKLDESISSMVQPTLFDISISNLNSLYQQMMRLENDFYRKQFLMQLYFSVALIRNILTSKEVENYYKSCYQKEKPSKSVNFANLTDGNLKKTLALCSHIIDNRIVKFYQSRDGQFLSILQNFLASDSDYLKSKVDGFKQFQNFKNNNDPLEKIASDETFKKFGFIKLGNKAMSNVWKISTGLELIDKKPLTAEDHFEILREKWNLMSNDKNDIIQEDEIVKQWQSLRSLRSKYLFSFNDVDETVGISGLFDATLIQEQSKDKEAALERLKAKLNSAHRKKLKEARAYMEQRQKRTRPYGAEPEETLNKKLKPDTQMKEEQGEDSSIDIPMAESTNSMGNSQIIASQVSKESTAEGTSNDSVPLVLHHAQTIHEQSGEKHADGPELMVQMPTTGPTINSERIVITDRYEKSQNQNEGEILHKSVDERAIEDKYMPVIHEDKKSNEKEIRENASQGEDRDPEIRNVSGPIVGSNALEKPDLGDPSGPGISKL